In one Candidatus Planktophila versatilis genomic region, the following are encoded:
- a CDS encoding ATP-dependent Clp protease ATP-binding subunit, with amino-acid sequence MFERFTDRARRVVVLAQEEARMLNHNYIGTEHILLGLIHEGEGVAAKGLESLGISLEGVRAQVEEIIGQGQQAPSGHIPFTPRAKKVLELSLREALQLGHNYIGTEHILLGLIREGEGVAAQVLVKLGADLNRVRQQVIQLLSGYQGKETVAQGGPAEGTPSTSLVLDQFGRNLTAAAREGKLDPVIGRELEIERVMQILSRRTKNNPVLIGEPGVGKTAVVEGLAQAIAKNDVPETLKDKQLYSLDLGALVAGSRYRGDFEERLKKVLKEIKTRGDIIIFIDEIHTLVGAGAAEGAIDAASILKPMLARGELQTIGATTLDEYRKHIEKDAALERRFQPIQVKEPSVAHTIEILKGLRDRYETHHRVSITDGALAAAANMADRYVSDRFLPDKAIDLIDEAGSRLRIKRMTAPAELREFDDKIAEARKAKESAIDAQDFEGAASFRDNEKTLLQEKQEAEKNWKATDLDKVTEVDEELIAQVLSASTGIPVFKLTEEETARLLRMEDELHRRVIGQDQAIKALSQAIRRTRAGLKDPKRPGGSFIFAGPSGVGKTELSRTLASFLFGDETALIQLDMSEYSERHTASRLFGSPPGYVGYDEGGQLTEKVRRRPFSVVLFDEIEKAHPDIFNSLLQVLEDGRLTDAQGRTVDFKNTVIIMTTNLGTRDISKSLGLGFANADDDLTNYDRMKGKVQDELKNHFRPEFLNRIDDVIVFHQLTREQIIQIVDLMIANLDERLKAKDMGIELTQAAKDLLAARGYDPLLGARPLRRVIQREIEDALSERILFGELKAGEIIVVDVEGVDADAKFTFKGSPKVLMPDSPEDLAQTPTA; translated from the coding sequence ATGTTTGAGCGCTTTACCGATCGAGCTCGACGAGTAGTTGTCCTAGCTCAAGAAGAAGCACGTATGCTCAATCACAATTACATCGGCACTGAACATATCCTCCTTGGCCTGATCCATGAAGGTGAAGGCGTTGCTGCTAAAGGTCTGGAATCACTCGGCATCTCACTCGAGGGTGTTCGCGCACAGGTAGAAGAAATTATTGGCCAAGGTCAACAAGCACCTAGCGGTCATATTCCATTTACTCCTCGTGCAAAGAAAGTCCTTGAGCTCTCACTTCGGGAAGCACTTCAGCTCGGACACAACTACATTGGAACAGAACATATTTTGCTTGGACTCATTCGTGAAGGCGAAGGCGTTGCTGCACAAGTTCTCGTAAAGCTTGGCGCAGATCTCAACCGAGTCCGCCAACAAGTAATCCAACTTCTCTCTGGCTATCAAGGTAAAGAGACTGTTGCCCAAGGTGGTCCGGCTGAAGGAACACCTTCTACCTCACTCGTGCTTGATCAATTTGGTCGCAATCTCACAGCAGCAGCACGCGAAGGCAAACTCGATCCTGTTATTGGCCGCGAATTAGAAATTGAACGTGTGATGCAGATTCTCTCTCGCCGCACAAAAAATAACCCAGTTCTAATTGGTGAACCAGGAGTTGGTAAGACTGCGGTAGTTGAAGGCCTTGCTCAAGCAATTGCCAAGAACGATGTTCCAGAAACTTTGAAAGATAAGCAGCTCTACTCACTAGATCTCGGTGCACTCGTTGCGGGTTCTCGCTACCGTGGTGATTTCGAAGAACGCCTGAAGAAAGTTCTGAAAGAGATCAAGACACGTGGCGACATCATTATCTTTATCGATGAGATTCATACCCTTGTCGGCGCAGGTGCGGCCGAAGGTGCTATCGATGCCGCAAGTATTTTAAAGCCGATGCTGGCACGTGGTGAGCTCCAGACAATCGGTGCAACCACACTTGATGAATATCGCAAGCACATCGAAAAAGATGCAGCGCTAGAACGCCGCTTCCAACCTATCCAGGTAAAAGAGCCATCAGTTGCGCACACCATTGAAATTCTTAAGGGTCTTCGCGATCGCTATGAAACACACCACCGTGTCTCAATTACTGATGGCGCACTAGCTGCCGCTGCAAATATGGCAGATCGTTATGTTTCAGATCGCTTCCTTCCTGATAAGGCAATTGACCTTATTGATGAGGCAGGATCACGTCTTCGCATTAAGCGCATGACGGCTCCTGCTGAACTTCGCGAATTTGATGACAAGATTGCCGAGGCTCGCAAAGCCAAGGAGTCAGCTATCGATGCGCAAGACTTTGAAGGCGCCGCATCTTTCCGCGATAACGAGAAGACACTCCTTCAAGAGAAGCAAGAAGCGGAAAAGAATTGGAAGGCTACAGACCTCGATAAGGTCACTGAAGTTGATGAAGAGCTCATTGCTCAAGTCTTATCTGCTTCAACTGGTATCCCAGTCTTTAAGTTAACTGAAGAAGAGACTGCTCGCTTGCTTCGCATGGAAGATGAACTTCATCGCCGTGTGATCGGTCAAGATCAAGCAATCAAGGCTCTTTCACAAGCAATCCGCCGCACACGTGCAGGACTTAAAGATCCAAAGCGCCCGGGTGGATCATTTATCTTCGCTGGACCTTCTGGAGTCGGTAAGACAGAACTTTCTCGCACCCTGGCATCATTTTTGTTCGGTGATGAAACAGCGTTGATTCAACTTGATATGTCTGAGTATTCAGAACGTCACACTGCATCACGTTTATTTGGTTCCCCTCCGGGATATGTGGGTTATGACGAAGGCGGTCAGCTCACTGAGAAGGTGCGTCGTCGTCCGTTCTCAGTTGTGCTCTTTGATGAAATCGAAAAGGCACATCCAGATATCTTCAACTCACTCCTACAAGTCCTTGAAGATGGACGCCTGACTGATGCGCAAGGTCGCACTGTTGACTTTAAAAACACAGTCATCATCATGACTACCAACCTTGGAACACGTGATATCTCCAAATCACTTGGACTTGGTTTTGCTAATGCCGATGATGACCTCACAAATTACGATCGCATGAAGGGCAAGGTTCAAGACGAACTCAAGAACCATTTCCGCCCAGAGTTCCTTAACCGCATCGATGATGTCATCGTCTTCCACCAGCTCACTAGGGAGCAGATCATTCAGATTGTTGATCTCATGATTGCCAACCTTGATGAGCGCTTGAAGGCAAAAGATATGGGTATCGAACTCACTCAGGCTGCCAAAGACCTCCTTGCAGCTCGAGGTTATGACCCACTTCTCGGTGCACGTCCACTTCGTCGCGTTATTCAACGAGAGATCGAAGATGCACTCTCTGAGCGAATCCTCTTCGGTGAACTTAAGGCTGGCGAAATAATTGTGGTCGATGTTGAAGGCGTTGATGCCGATGCGAAGTTCACCTTTAAGGGTTCGCCAAAGGTATTAATGCCAGATAGCCCAGAGGATTTAGCACAGACACCTACTGCTTAA
- a CDS encoding amino-acid N-acetyltransferase, producing the protein MTIIRSAKTSDVKAIRELVDSYAAPGQMLAKETVTLYESVQEFIVAEDDGVIIGCGALHVLWEDLAEVRTVAVDKNWHKKGVGHLIMEAIIDRARNVGVQRIFCLTFQTEFFGRHGFEVIQGTPVDHDVYQQLLRSYDAGVAEFLDLESVKPNTLGNTRMLRTL; encoded by the coding sequence ATGACAATTATTCGTTCGGCAAAGACTTCTGATGTTAAGGCAATTCGTGAACTTGTAGATTCATATGCGGCGCCTGGGCAAATGCTGGCAAAAGAAACTGTCACGCTCTATGAAAGCGTTCAAGAATTTATTGTTGCTGAAGACGATGGTGTCATTATTGGTTGCGGGGCGCTGCACGTGCTCTGGGAAGATTTAGCAGAAGTGCGAACAGTTGCGGTTGACAAGAATTGGCATAAAAAAGGTGTCGGGCATCTAATTATGGAAGCAATTATTGATAGAGCTCGCAACGTCGGAGTCCAGCGAATTTTCTGTCTCACATTTCAAACTGAATTCTTTGGCCGACATGGTTTTGAAGTGATTCAAGGAACGCCAGTTGATCACGATGTCTACCAACAGCTACTTCGTTCCTATGATGCTGGCGTTGCCGAATTCCTGGATCTCGAATCGGTCAAGCCAAATACCCTGGGCAACACCCGGATGCTGCGCACTCTCTAG
- the lysS gene encoding lysine--tRNA ligase, translating to MTTDNSPAQEDDLPEQLRIRREKRASLLERGIEPYPVAVARTKSLSEIREKYVGLETDIATGDIESLTGRIIFKRDTGKLCFATLREGDGTELQAMLSLDKVGEVQLDAWKSDIDLGDIVSVTGEIITSKRGELSILANSWTLASKSLRPLPNDHKPMSEETRVRMRYVDLIVRPEARSAARMRPNVMRSLRETFHSQSFIEVETPMLQVMHGGATARPFKTFSNAYDMDLYMRIAPELFLKRCVVGGIERVFEINRNFRNEGADSSHSPEFAMVESYMAYGDWRTIADLTRSLVQNAAVAVSGSHVVTHHDGRQADLGGTWKEISLYDAISQGVGETVTALTSIDELKKYATKLGMKIDPKWVTGKLAEEIFEHVAKDKLVEPTFVMGYPVDTSPLVRAHRELPGMVEKWDLYVDGFELATGYSELIDPVIQRNRLVEQAQLGAKGDLEAMQVDEDFLRAMEFGMPPMGGMGMGVDRLLMALTGLGIRETILFPLVKPEVD from the coding sequence ATGACCACCGATAACTCACCCGCACAAGAGGACGATCTACCGGAGCAACTTCGGATTCGTCGCGAGAAGCGCGCCAGCCTGCTTGAGCGTGGAATTGAGCCATATCCGGTGGCAGTTGCTCGCACAAAATCATTGTCAGAGATTCGTGAAAAATACGTGGGTCTTGAAACCGATATCGCTACCGGAGATATTGAAAGCCTTACCGGGCGAATAATTTTTAAGCGTGATACAGGAAAACTTTGCTTTGCAACGCTGCGCGAAGGTGATGGAACAGAGCTGCAAGCGATGTTATCCCTGGATAAAGTCGGCGAAGTGCAACTCGATGCCTGGAAATCAGATATTGATTTAGGTGACATTGTTTCAGTCACTGGTGAAATCATTACCTCTAAGCGCGGTGAGCTATCGATTCTTGCTAATTCTTGGACACTTGCATCAAAATCGCTACGACCACTACCTAATGATCACAAGCCGATGTCGGAAGAGACGCGCGTTCGTATGCGTTATGTCGATCTTATTGTTCGCCCGGAAGCGCGCAGTGCTGCTCGCATGCGCCCCAATGTCATGCGTTCACTTCGTGAAACTTTTCACTCACAGAGCTTTATCGAAGTAGAGACACCCATGCTGCAAGTCATGCATGGTGGGGCAACGGCGCGTCCATTTAAAACATTCAGCAACGCTTATGACATGGATTTATATATGCGTATTGCCCCTGAACTCTTCTTAAAGCGTTGCGTTGTGGGCGGTATTGAGCGCGTCTTTGAAATTAATCGAAATTTCCGTAATGAAGGCGCCGATTCTTCTCACTCACCAGAGTTTGCAATGGTCGAGTCATATATGGCATACGGTGATTGGCGCACAATCGCTGATCTCACTCGTTCGCTGGTTCAAAATGCAGCCGTTGCCGTGTCGGGTTCTCACGTTGTCACCCATCACGATGGACGTCAAGCAGACCTTGGCGGCACATGGAAAGAGATTTCGCTCTACGACGCAATTTCGCAAGGTGTAGGTGAGACGGTAACGGCATTGACTTCTATCGATGAGCTAAAGAAATATGCGACAAAACTTGGCATGAAGATTGACCCGAAGTGGGTAACAGGCAAGCTCGCCGAAGAGATCTTTGAACATGTAGCAAAAGATAAGTTAGTTGAGCCAACCTTTGTGATGGGCTATCCAGTAGACACTTCACCTTTGGTGCGTGCCCACCGCGAGCTGCCAGGCATGGTTGAAAAATGGGATCTCTATGTCGATGGATTTGAGTTAGCAACTGGGTACTCAGAACTTATTGACCCAGTCATTCAACGTAATCGCTTAGTGGAGCAGGCTCAGCTTGGAGCTAAAGGTGATTTAGAAGCAATGCAAGTGGATGAAGATTTCTTACGCGCAATGGAATTCGGCATGCCCCCAATGGGTGGAATGGGAATGGGCGTCGATCGTTTACTCATGGCGCTCACAGGTCTTGGAATTCGTGAAACTATTTTGTTCCCGCTAGTAAAACCGGAAGTTGATTAG